A DNA window from Suncus etruscus isolate mSunEtr1 chromosome 8, mSunEtr1.pri.cur, whole genome shotgun sequence contains the following coding sequences:
- the LOC126015440 gene encoding olfactory receptor 148-like, with the protein MRNHTELTQFILLGIPKTQGVESVLFPIFLVIYLFTLIGNLLILTAIVSYSVLHTPMYFFLGLLAILDIVLPAVTCPKMLFYLSGQSRAISYPGCATQLFFYHFLGTIEGCLYSVMSCDRFVAICYPLRYSLIMRPRVCVGLVTVAWTVGCFHASILTAFTFSLNYCGSNKVDFFFCDIPAILPLACDDTSLAQTVGSAAVSFLVLLFWSTIFLYYTRIAIAILRMRSAEGRKKAFSTCSAHLAAVLCYFAPVAIIYLQPTPNHLVDAIVQIITSIVSPMLNSLIFSLRNKDVKTSLKKVFRKVMHTSQE; encoded by the coding sequence ATGAGGAACCATACGGAGCTGACTCAGTTCATCCTTCTGGGAATCCCGAAGACCCAGGGAGTGGAGTCGGTGCTCTTTCCCATCTTCTTGGTCATTTACCTCTTCACCCTGATTGGAAATTTACTCATCTTGACAGCAATTGTTTCCTACTCTGTCCTCCAtacccccatgtacttcttcttGGGGCTCCTGGCCATTTTGGACATAGTTTTACCAGCTGTAACCTGCCCCAAgatgctgttctatctctctggccagagtCGAGCCATCTCTTACCCGGGCTGTGCCACTCAGCTCTTCTTCTATCACTTCCTGGGGACCATTGAAGGCTGCCTCTATTCTGTGATGTCCTGTGATCGCTTTGTGGCCATCTGTTATCCCCTTAGGTATTCACTCATCATGAGACCCAGAGTCTGTGTGGGTTTGGTCACAGTAGCCTGGACAGTGGGCTGTTTTCATGCCTCCATCCTGACTGCTTTCACTTTTAGCCTGAACTACTGTGGCTCAAATAAGGTGGATTTCTTCTTCTGTGACATCCCTGCTATTTTGCCTCTTGCCTGTGATGACACCTCACTGGCCCAGACAGTGGGTTCCGCAGCTGTAAGCtttctggttttattattttggagcACCATTTTCCTTTACTACACACGCATCGCGATTGCCATTTTGCGGATGCGCTCAGCAGAGGGCAGGAAGAAAGCCTTCTCCACCTGCAGCGCCCACCTAGCTGCTGTCCTCTGTTACTTCGCTCCTGTGGCCATCATCTATCTGCAGCCCACACCCAACCACTTGGTGGATGCCATCGTGCAAATAATTACTAGTATCGTCTCTCCCATGTTGAACTCATTGATCTTTTCCTTAAGAAACAAAGACGTAAAAACATCCTTGAAAAAAGTGTTTCGCAAAGTAATGCATACTTCTCAAGAATAA